The sequence AAACCAtacttcaaattttgaattcttgTTTGGTCAACAGACATAATTGGTATCCCCCCGTGACTTACCAACTGGAGAAGCGCAGAGAAAGCCCGAGCTACATCGTGCTTTTCTTGACCTTTCATGAGATCGGTAAAGGTCTCCACGTTTCCACTCTCTTCAACAGTCAGTTTGTTAATAATCCTTTCTCCATATTCTTGAATGTCAAATGGAGGGTGTAGCTCCTGAAACATAGAAAAACAACGACCAGAGGATATAGAAAATGCATTAGATATCTGACTTCAAGTGAATGGTCACAGAAACTAGGATAACGAAAATTACTTGTTCTTCTAGGTTTTGCTCAATTTTGTGTTTCCACGTTGAAACCCGAGCAGCCAGATCCGTTTGCTTCTCACTTTTAGCTATGTTAGCAAGAAGAGCAtcctacaacaaaaaaaagacgaaCATTTGAGCTTCCATAAGAAAACAGAGCTAAAACCTAACTCGATCTACTGAAAGCTGACAAATGTAGATGAAAATTGTACATCTGATGtataaaatcaaaccaatgtAGTTACCAGGTGTGAGCGGCAAAGATCTTCCAAGCTTTCTTGACAATTTGATTCGTCGTTTCCAAATCCATCGTAGTTATGTAAGTCAGCAGCTCCACCATCATTCTGCATTTAAGTTCAAATGAGCGGATACGCTTTCCATATATTTCGACCAAAATAGATCAATGCGTGAAACTACTCACCGTATTGAGGACATCTTCATCCATGAACGGATGTTCTGGATCATCACCATCATGATCCCCAAAATCATTGAACTCGCCATTATTGGCTTCATCATGGTTATCCTGATCGTTATTGCCGTTAGCACCACACGGTTGGTTTCCTCCATTTACAAGCATCTCTCGAAGCTGACATCAAAACTATCAGTTTCTTTGTGTTGCATTACAGTATTATATGAAAGGTATAGAGAAACACAAACCTTCTCGTAATAGGGGATGTCTTGTGGTTCTTGCTCGTCTTTCCTACCAGAACCTTGCATCTTCCAAATTCCAATAAGCTCTGAACTGATGGGACCATTGGGTCTAGCGAGAGGAAACATGGAAGTCATATGGTCCTTGGTAAGGTTCCATTCaatctttttgaatttttttactgCTCAAGAAATAAAGTAGAGCATGAACTACAGAAGTAAGATGCAGATCGAAAGAAATAGCTTCAgatattaatcaaaaaaaaaaaacataagccATTGACCAACCTTTTTTGAAAGGCTTCACTTTCAGCTTCCCTGGTTCATAGGGATTCAATGGCTTCCATGGATCATCTTCATCAGCATCTGTATCACTTAAATCCATGGTTCCTCCATATTCATTTTCCATGTCAAAACCATGATCATTGTCTCCAAAAACAGGAGGCTGAGACTCTTGCTCACAATTTTCAACATTGGGACCATTCCCACATATTGGGGACAAGTTGACATTAGTGCCCTGATTCTTGCCAACAGATGACTTACGAGCACTTCCTCCAGAACGTCCTATAGATGAGTGAAAACTTTTACGTACTGAGCTGCCTCTGTGAGAACTGATCTTTCCTTTACCAGCATAGTTATCACCTAAAAATTCATTGACCGCTACAGCATCACATGGGTCTAATAGAATAAAATCCCGGTAGAGATGTGTAGTTGCCAACTGCAAGACATGAAAGTTAAAAGAGAGTTTAAGCACCAAACTCTTCTGTTTTTTCGATGCTCTAAGAGATGGAAGAACATGCTATACCAGATAGGATTCCAATTCTCCTCCGTCACCACTAGTATCCAAACAGTCACCTTCAATAACAACTAGATTTGCCGGAGGCTTGACAAAGTGATTTGGACAGGCATCTCCCACAACCGAGCTGTCCAAGCTATTCTTTGGGTCCACTATTTAATAAACAATATCTAGATCAGGAATCCGCTCTCTTGAGTGGTAGATGGATAAAATGATAACTTTCAGAACTTGCTTACCTGGGATGTCATCTACATTCCAGAAGagatcattttcttcttcatcaacctgACGCGAGGAGCTTGCCCTAGCCTCATTTGATGTATCTTTCGACTGTTCTTGCtctctgttttaaaaaacaaaaac comes from Camelina sativa cultivar DH55 chromosome 19, Cs, whole genome shotgun sequence and encodes:
- the LOC104765518 gene encoding condensin-2 complex subunit H2-like; the protein is MTGHGGGGGGVRGERIHTVQPERDLVANWEVDLSEKLEEYLLKICTGEITGNEEDGQIPVNFAEAALLLQGSVQVYSKKVEYLYNLVLRTLEFLSKQREQEQSKDTSNEARASSSRQVDEEENDLFWNVDDIPVDPKNSLDSSVVGDACPNHFVKPPANLVVIEGDCLDTSGDGGELESYLLATTHLYRDFILLDPCDAVAVNEFLGDNYAGKGKISSHRGSSVRKSFHSSIGRSGGSARKSSVGKNQGTNVNLSPICGNGPNVENCEQESQPPVFGDNDHGFDMENEYGGTMDLSDTDADEDDPWKPLNPYEPGKLKVKPFKKVKKFKKIEWNLTKDHMTSMFPLARPNGPISSELIGIWKMQGSGRKDEQEPQDIPYYEKLREMLVNGGNQPCGANGNNDQDNHDEANNGEFNDFGDHDGDDPEHPFMDEDVLNTNDGGAADLHNYDGFGNDESNCQESLEDLCRSHLDALLANIAKSEKQTDLAARVSTWKHKIEQNLEEQELHPPFDIQEYGERIINKLTVEESGNVETFTDLMKGQEKHDVARAFSALLQLVNNGDVDLEKPGNSTNEQMCYTAVKPFSVRLLKNHNRENGKRAMNLPRKRAKSPITKGKSHDSPPPKKQNTCSVSSQTTRKVSLKISKINTVGTRCTPNSKKRRKGRSEDVAAEVTEVSSVEKSLGK